The stretch of DNA gataaattattttcaaagagTGCTCGGATTTCTAGTACCTTTGTATCTTTGTAAGATTGAGTGTAAATAAAAAGGATTTTAGCTAACGGACCTCTCCCTGTCATCATACAACCACAACGATCACTTGTTCATTTATTGGCGTTGACAGTAGCTTTCAGCGTTTCCGGATCGAACAGCCAGCTGCGTAACTCCTCCACTCCTTGACCCGTCATTCCGCTGGTCTCGAGCACCGTGATCTTCTGCGTCACTTCCCGCTGCAGACGCGCGTATTGCAACATCAGCAGTGCCTCGTTTCTCATCTGACGATACGATACGTCCATCTTGTTCAAGATAAGAGCGACTTTCACGTTCCGCAATCGCGGCTCCACGAGGAAGGAATAAAATAACACGCCCGCAGCACTTATTTGACAAAGATTACTGGTGTCCactacataaattattttatgaatctGGCAACACACAAGAAGGAATATCTCgttagtatttaaaaatgtatcgcGAATTTTTGCGCgatatgctttttttttttttttaccttgtCGAAATAATACTTCCATAGCGGTGCCATGTTGCCTCCGATTTCCTGAATTATCATATCAAATTCGCCAGTATCATTTTTCACGGTGAATAAATTTACTCCATTGGTGGGTACGGTATGAGTTGCGTCGTCGATCTCATCTCCCTGAAGATTCTTCATTAAAAGAGTCTTGCCTGATTTGAATGGCCCGAGGCAGAGGCACATTGTTTATTTACATACACATCGATGAATCGTCCAACCTGATAAATACCGCAGTCTAAACGTCAACAGGCCGATATTGATTTAACAAGCTCATCGCCAGCATGACTTGCGTGACATACTTTCGTTAGTGATGTTTTAAACTAGTGACTGTTAAAACATGAAAGTAGCAAAAACTCGTTTCGAATCCAACAatcggaaaaatgttttaacggTTCAGCCTTTTAATcgaagtaattttaattaatcctgCAATTAGCGCTTCAATTAAACACACGCAGCTCATGGCTTGTAGGACTCAACGCAGTAGAAAATGCCCATAAGttcgttataaattaattatatttacattcacaatatgaatttttaaacattatatacattttcttttctaaatacgaaaaatatattacttacatTGTACCTCACGAccttaaaacttttattgcaACAGTTTTACTCGCTAACATGTTTACTTCGTGGTTTtaacaaaactaaaaaaaaaattaattcatctaCCACTGAGAAATAAAGGAAACTATAAAATCTCTTTTCATTGCGGTCCCATTCGACAACTTGGCACAATGAAGAGTCAATGTTGTCGAATTACTATCTAGATAATGGCAGTAATCTTCTAACACTGTACATCTcgttttttgcaaataaaaaaaaagaaaaaaaaaaacacatgaATGATATGATTTTTACGTTTGTACGTAGCAAACATCGTATACGTAATtgagatttaaataaaacggcAATAATactattgtaatataataatacaataatcgcTTTGTGTCAACAGTAAATTTATGTCAGCTTATAAGTacagaatttttattgaacGTGATAGTGAATTCTTGTAAGCTCCTTCCTTTACACAACATAAAATGAGAATGTAcaccaacatacatacattcattctttgattaatttgcATGTTGAtttcttaacaaaattatGCGTGGAAATTATACTACCTCACATTTTGGTATAATTCTTTCACATTCCGTCACGTGTAGTAGAAATTAAAGAGCAcaattttttctcgcaataaCGCGTgacagaataaaatattgtaggtAAAAATATCGTTGAGATAATAAGACTTTCCCGAAAAGACGAAGTTTTCTGGAAACAAACAACAAAGCAATAGatctttgtaaaataataaacaagagTTTACATGCATATCTATTGCGATGGCACGATGTGTGCGccaatctaaaaaaatatactaaaatattgatatatattcaCCGTcaacttaaaatttatgtttcacGCATATCCAATATCACGAGATTTTCAagaacaaatacaaaataatgaataccTTAAGAGAATTTATCTAACgtgtttacaaattataatttttttgtatcagtCTAAGCTCTGTAGTATATcatgtacattatatatatcttccgTTTCCACGTAAGAATGATCTTGCGATTTGCGTGTCTGATAGCAACTTGGGAAAAATATGGGGTCTCGTCTAACATAGCGACGAACAGTATGCACGTTCAACAATGAACACGCATGCCATTGTGGGAGAGCATTTCTTTAATTCGTTGTCAATAAATCCATTTGCATCAAACTGACTGAGAATCGAGATCTTTCTCccgtgaaatatatataataacacaGTACCCTATAACTGGTAATAATAAACAACAATTCTAGTATATGCCTCTttgctataaataatttaataataatttttgatatactATCATAGCGCAAtgcaatgataaataattgcttTCCATATGTAGAATCTTACTTATGTATGTCTTAAACTGGTGCttccataaataattaatattaataaatattaatcatagaTAAAAGCAATTCGTAAAATGGCGGTACCGATAATGCTATCTATAAGTGAAAAAGTTTGTATGTACAAACACAATCCATTTAATCATCGTGTTTCCAAGTGTCATGTGTTTGAAGAGctactatatttatttgtctAGTGTTATTTGATCACTGTGAGCTATTAAACTCGTCGATTCTTTTccaataattatcattattttcaaagtaatGGGGTTTTCTATCTTAATaacaatatctaaaaattatatattttttagagcGGGTATTGTCCGCGATAAAAGGGGTCTTTGCATACTATTATTTCACTTCATCCCGCAACTGCACCGCACTTCTCCCGCTGAACACGTCTACTTCTGTTTAGCAgatgcactttttttttttcctttctccaAATCTATTCGTTCAGTAGCGCAGTCACGCGCATCATCATCAAACGGAAAGTTTTTAAGGCAGTTTTAAGGCTCGCAGGGAGAAGGCGACACGCAATAGAAAGGGTCAGCCATAGAAACATAAAATGGCACGCTTGTCATTGGAAAATTGTTGTTTTAGAGTAAGGCACGCACTTGAATCGGCATTTGCCATAAATGCAAACGCTTGTCTTTAGTTCCAGCTATAATCTGAAACATAATACAAAGTAATAAGTAATAACATTCAAAAAAAGCTAGCTATTAGCATCTTATCTTCAcacgtaattaaaaatttcataaaaataagtatacgTAAACAACTTTTCTTTCACTTTAAGATATTAGACAAGCAATTATTATGAAAAGTCAAAGCTTACGCACCTTGTTATCTACAACTTCTATACTCAATACCATATTTCCCGGACCAGGCATGCTGCAGATTAATTTGTGATTCTGCAAAcagatttaattgaatataaaatatgcagatATATTTTCGTGTTACATAATACGCATATAAATACTCACCCTTGTatcaaaaacataaatattgccGTTATAGCAGCCTGCGAATAGCAACTGTCCATAAAGCCGCATACATACGATACCGACGCCAGCGTCATATTGATTTGATTCTTCGCCcgtctgaaaatattatatttcaaatataatttaactcaaTTTCTATTCCGACAGATGCGCAACAGCTATCGTTACTCACTGTAAAATCAAAAACGTTTATCGACGTGCCGCTTGTGCCACAATAGATCAGATTGTGATTGCGCAACAAACTATAAACCGTGCTATTCTTCTCGCTACTAATGGTACGCAGAAACAGACCATTATGCGCGTCTCGTATAGTAATCGGCACACTTCGAGACGCTACGATCAGAACTTGCCGCGATCCTTCGTTCGTCGCTTTCAGCGCAAGCACAGATTGTTCCGAAAATGCTATACTGCTTCTCCTAAGGACACCGGACTGCAAatgaatgcaaaaatataaatattaacatacattttttcatataaattaaatgttcaatataaattcttctttatttctgtattttttagaGGCATTTAATCAAGCACTATTTACCTTGATATGATAACGCGAAACATGGCCAGATTTAGTTCCGATAAAAATGCATCCCCACCCTTCATCCATGCACTGAATCGGACTGTTTATGTTTGCAGGATTCCTCACCAATGTACCGGTCTGAAAAGCAAttcatttgtttatttttccggtagaattttcaattttttcgctCAGTCTGAAATATCTTACCATTATATTGTAGCAGCGCAAGGTGCCGTCTAAGGAACCGGAATACATCAATTCTTTCTTAGTGCCTGCGACATCCGATTTGTAAATGTACAAGCATGTAACCGCGGATTTGTGCCCTTTGTAGATGTTCAATATTCCATTAGACGTTTGACTGTACCTATAGATCTTGCCATCCTCGCTCGCCGCTAGGAAAGAATTTTCCAAAAtctgaaaagagaaagaaacaaGTTTCATATTTCGATTGTTTTATACAAGTTACACACGATCGCTCGTGTCAGATTATTAccttaatatctaaaataggGCCATTGTGAGCCGCATACTGCTTTCTCTGCTCTTCGTCAATTTCCGTGGCACCTGAAACTTGTTGAGCGACGCCGGCATCGTTGCTCCTCTCGATCGCTTTAACCTCCGCGGCTTCGATTTCAGCCTTGTCTTTATCGTAAGACGTTTCCGCGTGCGGAAAACTTTTCTTTGAAACTGCAGCGGAATTCATCGCGATATCTTGATCCCACGCAGAACGTTGCGCACATGATATGTTACTCGATACGGGAGGATTAATAACGACAGTTCCGGACTTGCTCGGCACTCCGGTGCCAACGTTCTGCTTTAGATAGCTGTATTTACAATCGATCAGTCTCACTTTGCAATTTCTGATTTGCCATTCCGTGTGCGTCCTCTTCTTGCCGATCACCGGGCCGTCACTCTTGGACGCCGCGGGCTCCGCTCTGAGATTTGATTTAATCGGCTCCTCGACGTTCGCTTCGGGCTCGGCGCTCGCGAGCACCTTTCGAGCACTTTGCTCCTTCTGAGCAGCGCGATTCTTTCGCACGTTGTTCAGGTTTCTTTCGTCGCGCATCGCCCAGCTGGGGGATTTGCTGCCTTGGCGCGCCGACGAGTCCCTCTCGTGGGCGCTCGAGTCTTGTTCACTGCTGTTCGAGTTGCTGTCGACGTCATTTAGCTTGGGTTTCATATTCTCATTGCTGTACCTCTTGCTTCTTCGCACCGGCATCGATGCGTCGTACCTTCGACGAGACCTCTTGCCCGTCTCTCCGCTTTTCCGAAGATCGGCCACCCTGTTAAACGGGAAAACGGACATGGACGTGTGCTCCGAGTCGGATCTCTGCTCGATCGACATCTCGTTGGACTCTTCCGACCTTTCACTCGGCGGCATCGAGCTGCCGGTGTTCTGCTCGCTGTCCAGAACCCGCTCAAATACACGCGGCGTCACGCCGGTGTTGGTTTTCTGTTCCTTCTGCACCGTTGAGTCCTTCGTGTTTTGATCATCTTGTCGCGAGGCGGCCGCGTCGTTCGAAAGCTGCTCCGATTCAGCATCCGATCTTTTCTCCGTCGTATCAATCTTCTTCGCAACGGTGTCGGCATCACGACACAACGGTGTCGTATCCGTCGCTACTTTAGTGCATCGGTCGGACGCGACGCTGTCCCGAGTGTCTTCGTTCTCGGTGACGTCGGAATAACCGGACTTGGCGGTATCTAATTGCGGAACGGATTGCACATCTCCGACGCAGTCGGTCGTCGTCTTCTCCGATTCTTGCGGTTTGCACGTATCTCCCTCATCACGAGTTGCTTCTTTGGTCACGTGTTTCTCCTTCTCGACTAGTTTCTCACTCTCCTCTTCCCTCTTATCCCCCTTCGCGAGATCGACTTCCCTCTCCGTCGGCTCAACAGTCGGCGGGACACTTTGCGCATTTTGTTCCTTCTCCTCCAATTTCTCCACGACAGTCGAGACCGCGTTTGACGTGGGGTCGATCAGAGCGGCGTCCTCCTTCAACTTCTGCAACAATCCCAGACTGAAATCGTTCTTTATCAAGATCGTCGGTACGGATACTTTAATATCGAAACTGCGCGACGCGATGTTACTCGGATCCTTCGGCTGAGCGCCGTCGTAATCCGACGAGTGGCTCTCCATTAAAGTTTCCTCGGGGCTCACGCCGCCGTCAGGCTGCGCGTCACGCTCGCTGAGGAAGGTCTTGTCCTGATTCACGGCTTTGAAGACGTGATTCGAGCCGTCGGCGCCGGGCGCGTCGTCGCTGTCCCGCCGCAAGTCCGTGGCCGCTTCCATATCCTCCTTTTCCCGGCAAGGCCAATCCGAATTGGCGTTCGCCTCGACGTCGACGTAGAACTTGTCGGCCTGCGGGACCACCGCGCTGGACGTGGTCGGCGCGTCCGTGGGGGCTTGCGCTTCCGGCTGCGGTTCGTAAAGATTCTCCACTCTGTTCTCCGCCACGGCGTTGATCACCTCGtccatatttttcaaaacgcTCGGTTCGACGGCGAAGCCCGCGTCCTTTTTCTGGCTCAGCATGTCGAGCAGATCTCGCTTCTGCCGCAGCTTCTTGATGTACAATTTGGACAGCGGCAGGTTCTCCTCGTCCAGTGTCAGCTTGTTGACCGACTTCAGGTAGTTGCTCAGCTGCTGCTTCTTCTGCCTGCGCATGTGCGCGGTCAGCTTTCGCGTTCTCGCCTGCTCCCGCTTGAGCTTCACGTCCAGCAAAGCAAGACCCGTTGCTTTCCTGTTCTCGTGCATCTCCGACGCGGTGTTCTGCACCAGAGAGTCCCACGTGCTGTCGTCGGAGTATATCGACAAGGGCTCCGGCGTGCTGTGCACCTGCGCGCCCAGCGTCTGAGAATTCGTCGCCTTCGTCGCCTCGCTCGGCGCCGAGGCGTCGTTCTTCTTATCCTGACTGAAACGTTCCGCGCGCTCGGCCTCTTTTTCGCTTGAATTCTGCCGCTTTGAATTGTCCGCATCTTTATCCGAGCTGGTCGCACGCTTTGTAGATTTGTCGACGTCGATATTTTTCGCTTCCTGCGCTCGCGCGTCGCGATCCGACTCAGACTTCCGCACAGCGGTCTTATTAGTCGAACCGTCTGCTTTCTTACCCGCGGAAGTCTTCGGGCTCTGCTGCTCCGCCCTTTCGTCGAGATCATCCTCATCTTCATCATCTTCATCATCTtcatcctcctccttctcctcctcctcttcccgTCTGCCTATTTCCAACCGCGGTGTTTTCTTCCATTTAATCACGGGCATTTTCTTCTGCGTGTAGCGTACAATCTCATCGTCCTCCGAGGTGTGCGATACAGTTGTCTTTCTCTTAATCGGCGATTGTTTCGGCGACTGTTTCGGCGGATGTTTGTCCCGTTTGGCGTGGTTTTCGTCGGTCGTATTTTGCGCCAGCAACGAAAGCAACTTCGACGGAGTCGAAATGGTAACTTTGTTGTCTTCCATTAAATTCGATAAAGTGGAGCTCTTCGGTGCGAAATTTTCAGTCGGCGAAGAGCGCTGCAGCTTCTCGTGCAGCTCTAACTTTTCCGTCATCAATTTGTGGATCTCAATGTCGATTTCGAGCATTCTAGCCAGAATGTCTTCTCTCGCGGTCTTTCCGGATTGTTTAagatttttcaactttttcgTCAAATTATTCCCATCTCTGGATCGATACTTCATTCGCcgtttattctttaaattatgcaaCCTGTCCTTCCGCTTCTTGCGATCCTTATAAATACTGTCTCGCATTTTGTCCGGACTCTTCTGCGTCTTTTTTTCCGTTGCTACATCCgattcttttacattttttaattccagGGCCACGTTGCATTGCATATTGTTGGAAAAACGATTTTCGATATGGCGTGACGGTGTTACGGATCTATTCTGGCCGATACTGAGGTCACTGCAAGCTTGTTTATCGCTTTCTCTtaacgaaatatttatgtttacaaAATCCTGCGCGACACACGTGTTATTCTGCATTTTAAGGTTAGCCGGCGTGTTTACGTGCCACAGTGTTTGATAATTCAAATCTATTCCGCTATGCGGTGTTTTTTCTAATATCCCGATCGCCGACACCTCGCTCGCAGTCGCCGCGCTACTCGGAGATTTCAAAAAGAGATTCGTCGCGGCCTCCTTCAGGGCGGCTTTAGTCGGGACGTTCAATGTCCTCGGTATATCGGCCACGATCGGCGAACATTCCACCGGCGTTCCCGCGAGTATATCGCTATTCACCGACGAGAGATGCTTGAAACTGAACTCGCACCGTTCCGCTTTTTCGCGCGACAAATCCGCGCAGGCCGCGATCATCGTCGTTTCCGGCGTGATCGTCGGCGTGATGTCGTACGCGGGGCTTTCCCGATGAACGGAGAAATGCGCGGACGCGTCGTCCTTGTTGTCGAACGCGGCGGTGCTTTGCAAACGATCGTCCAAGTAAAACATGTTGTCCAAGTGCTCGTCGAAGTCCGGCAGTTTGTCGCACGGCGTTTTCTCCGACGACACATGCGTCTCCAAGTACATGTGATTATTGAGCTGCTCCACGCCTTGGCCTTCCGGTCGCAGCGCGTCGTCGGAAATCGTAGCGTCTATCGCGTCGGTTAAGCTAGGATCGGCTGTGGTCTTGAGTTTATCCGTCAGATCTTTCATACGCGTCTCGTCCTGTATCATTTCCTCCTCGTTGATAAACATGGACTCTTTGATCGCGAGTTCCGCGTTCGACGCGTACCTATCCTCGCTTATCAATTGTTTCTCCGTTTCGCTATTAGTATTGACGTCGTTATCGTCCTCGTGCAATGCAGTCGTAACTATCTCGCTGAGAGATTTCGCCGCACACTCTTCTCCGTCCGCCGCTAAACTGCACTTATCACTCCTCTCGCTCGTCGCGCATTCCTTATCTGAAGCAAGTAAAGTAACGTCAAAAGTGATATTAAAGTTGCTACTAATATTCATGTTATTAGCATAATCGTCAACGACAGGCTCGAGCATCCCGGAATCTCGTTCCCGTCCGATTTGCATCTCTTTATCAGTCATACAATTTACGTTACAATCATCTATCGGCTTCTTACCGTCGTCGGTATCGTTTAACTCAAAGTTGAATAAATTAGGCTGCTGAAAATCCACCGCGGTTTCTTGAAGAAAGCCCTTGAACGGACTGCCCACGCTCTCGGGAGATGCAACGCCGTCGCCTTGCTGCTCTCGAGAACTTTCATTCGACACTGTTGGCATTTCGGCGGTTTTCTTCGATCGAGAATCGTTATCTTCTCCGCTCGTGTGTATATACGGGTCGTCCGATGTATCTGCTTTCACATTGTTTTCTTTAGTGCCATTAATTTCAAGATTGCTTACGGTACACGTACTTATTAACAGCTGATCTCTCTTACCCTGAGTGGCATCGATGCCGTCCAGTCGAGAtacattcaatttaaaaatattgcttaaaCCACGCTCCTCAATCGGAATTGAATTCGCGCCCCCCGAC from Linepithema humile isolate Giens D197 chromosome 2, Lhum_UNIL_v1.0, whole genome shotgun sequence encodes:
- the LOC105679966 gene encoding ADP-ribosylation factor-like protein 16 — encoded protein: MCLCLGPFKSGKTLLMKNLQGDEIDDATHTVPTNGVNLFTVKNDTGEFDMIIQEIGGNMAPLWKYYFDKIHKIIYVVDTSNLCQISAAGVLFYSFLVEPRLRNVKVALILNKMDVSYRQMRNEALLMLQYARLQREVTQKITVLETSGMTGQGVEELRSWLFDPETLKATVNANK